The window GCGCCAAGGAGAACGCGCTGGTCATCCTGGACGGCTTCAAGCTCGACGCCCCGAAGAGCAAGCAGGCCTTCGACGTGCTGACCAAGCGCCTGAAGCTGGAGAACGCCCTGGTCATCGACGAGAAGGGCAACATCAACCTGCACCGCAGCGTGCGCAACCTGGCTCAGTTCGATGTGCTGCCGCCCGAGGGTATCAACCTCGAGTCCGTGCTCCGCCACAAGCAGCTCGTGCTGACCTCCGCGGCCGCCAAGGCCATCCAGGAGGCCCTGTCATGAAGATCCACGACGTCATCAAGGGTCCGCTCATCACCGAGAAGCTGGACCAGGCCCGCGAGAAGTTCCGCCAGTACTCCTTCATCGTCGACAAGAAGGCGACGAAGGTGGACGTGGCTCGCGCGGTCGAGAGCCTCTTCAAGGTCACCGTCGAGGGCGTTCGCACCAACATCGTCCGCGGCAAGATCAAGCGCGTGGGCAAGAGCATCGGCCAGCGCCCCAACTACAAGAAGGCCGTCGTCACCCTCAAGGAGGGCGACAAGATCGAGCTCTTCGAGGGAGGGACGGCCTAGGCGCACCGCGCTGACCGTCTGAGGAAACCACCATGGGCATCAAGAAGTACAAGCCGACCTCCGCTGCTCGCCGCCTGATGACGGTGTCCGACTTCGCGGACATCACCAAGGACACGCCGGAGAAGAGCCTCACCGAGCCGCTCAAGCGCTCCGGTGGCCGCAACGTCCACGGCCACATCACCCGCCGTCACCAGGGTGGCGGTCACAAGCGCCGCTACCGCGTCATCGACTTCAAGCGTCGTGACAAGGACGGCGTGCCGGCCAAGGTCGCCTCCGTGGAGTACGACCCGAACCGCACCGCCAACATCGCGCTGCTGCACTACGCGGACGGCGAGAAGCGCTACATCCTGGCCCCGGTGGGCCTGGCGGTGGGCGACACGCTGTTCGCCGGCCCCAACGCGGACATCCGGCCGGGCAACTGCCTGCCGCTGCTGAACATCCCGGTGGGTACGGTCATCCACAACGTGGAGCTGAAGCCGGGCCGCGGCGCGCAGATCATCCGCTCGGCCGGCACCTCCGGTCAGCTGATGGCCAAGGAGGACCGCTACGCCCAGGTCCGCCTGCCCTCGGGCGCGGTGCGCAAGGTGCTCATCGAGTGCCGCGCCACCGTCGGCCAGCTCGGCAACATCGAGCATGAGATCATCCGCGTCGGCAAGGCGGGTAAGAGCCGCTGGCTGGGCATCCGGCCCACCGTCCGCGGTCTGGCGATGAACCCGGTCGACCACCCGCACGGTGGCGGTGAGGGTAAGTCCGGCCAGGGTAACCCGCACCCGGTGTCGCCGTGGGGCAAGAAGACCAAGGGCCTCACCACGCGCACCAACAAGCGGACCGACAAGTTCATCGTGAGCAAGCGGCGGCAGGGCCCGCGCAGCCAGTAGCTCGTAAAGGGATTCTGAAATGGCTCGTTCGATCAAGAAGGGACCGTTCGTCGACGATCATCTCCTCAAGAAGGTGGAGGACATGATCAAGACGAACCAGAAGAAGGTCGTGAAGACGTGGTCGCGGCGCTCCACCATCCTGCCGGAGTTCGTCGGGCACACCTTCGCGGTTCACAACGGGAAGAAGTTCATCCCGGTGTTCGTGACGGAGAACATGGTGGGTCACAAGCTCGGCGAGTTCGCGCCGACTCGGACCTTCGGCGGGCACTCGGCGGAGAAGAAGGTCGCCAAGGCCCCCGGTAAGTAATCCGGACCGCTCTAGGAGATGACGATGGAGTCCACTGCACATCTGCGCTACGTCCGCATGTCCCCCCGGAAGCTCTCGACGGTGGCTGCGCTCGTCCGGGGCAAGCCTGTCGAGGCTGCCCTCAACATCCTGAAGTTCACCCCCCGCGCCGCGGCGGCTCCGCTCGGCAAGCTCATCAAGAGCGCCGTGGCCAACGCCACCGACAAGTCCAAGGGCCAGGTCGACGTGGACACGCTCTACGTGAAGACCATCTCCGTGGACCAGGCTCCCACCCAGCGCCGGTACATGCCGCGCGCCATGGGCCGGGCCACGCGCATCAACAAGAAGAGCGCCCACGTTCACGTGGTGCTCGCCGAGGCCAAGAAGTAGCCCTCCGGGCCTTCAATCTTTAAGGAGAAGCACGTTGGGACAGAAAGTTCATCCGATCGGGTTCCGCCTCGGCGTCATCAAGACCTGGGACAGCAAGTGGTTCGAGCACAAGAACTACGCCCAGTGGCTGCATGAGGACATCCGCATCCGCGAGTTCGTGAAGAAGTCGCTCAACCACGCGGGCGTCTCCAAGGTGGAGATCGAGCGCGCGGCCAACAAGGTGAAGGTCAACGTCCACACCGCGCGCCCGGGCATCGTCATCGGCAAGCGCGGCGCGGGCATCGAGACGGTGAAGAAGGACCTGCAGCAGTTCACCAAGAACGAGGTCTTCCTCAACATCGTCGAGGTCCGCAAGGCGGAGACCGACGCGCAGCTGGTGGCCGAGAACATCGCCACCCAGCTCGAGCGCCGCATCGCCTTCCGCCGCGCCATGAAGAAGGCGCTGCAGACGGCCATGAAGTTCGGCGCCAAGGGCATCCGCGTGGCCTGCTCGGGCCGCCTGGGTGGCGCGGAGATGGCGCGCTACGAGTGGTACCGCGAGGGCCGCGTGCCCCTGCACACCCTGCGCGCCGACATCGACTACGGCTTCGCCGAGGCGAAGACCACCTACGGCAAGATTGGCTGCAAGGTCTGGATCTGCCGCGGCGAGGTTCTGCCGGGCAAGGGCGGCCAGGCCCCGATGCCCTCCAACCGCTAGCTCTGAGCTCCCCGGGGCGCCCACGGGTGCCCCTTCGGGGATGAAGGACACCGACGATGCTTCAGCCTGCTCGTACCAAGTTCCGCAAGATGCACAAGGGCCGCACCCCGGGTAAGGCCCACCGTGGCAGCAACCTCACCTATGGTGAGTACGGCCTCATGTCCCTGCAGCCGGGGTGGATCACCTCGCGGCAGATCGAGGCGGCCCGTATCGCGATGACCCGCCACGTGAAGCGCGGCGGCAAGATCTGGATCCGGATCTTCCCGGACAAGCCCATCACGAAGAAGCCCGCCGAGACCCGTATGGGTACCGGTAAGGGAGGCGTGGAGTACTACGTGGCCGTGGTGAAGCCGGGCCGCATCCTCTACGAGATGGAGGGCATGACGGCCGACGTGGCCACCAGCGCGCTCAAGCTCGCGCAGGCGAAGTTGCCTGTGCTCACCAAGATCGTGACCCGCGGCGCGCTGTCACTCTAGCCCCGCGCCCAGGAGACCGAAGATGGCGACTGCCAAGGAACTGAAGGAGTTGTCGGTGGAGGACCTGCAGCGGCGCGCGGATGAGCTGCGCACCACGCTGTTCCAGGACCAGCTGAGCATGCGGACGGGCAATCTGGACAGCCCCTCGCAGCGCACCCAGCACCGCCGCGACCTGGCCCGCGTTCTCACCGTGCTGACGGAGAAGAAGAAGGCTCCGCAGAAGACGGACAAGTAGCTTTCAAGGGCATGCCCCCAGGGGCTGCCGTCACCGGGAAGTCCCGGGGACACTGACTGACAGGCGAGATTCACGATGGCTGAAGAGACCCAGACCACCTCCGCTCCCGAGACCTCCTCCCGCGGCCGTCCCAAGACGCGCGTGGGGATCGTCACCTCGAACAAGATGCAGAAGACGGTGATCGTCACCGTCCAGCGCCGCGCGCCGCACGCCAAGTACGGCAAGATCATGAGCATGCGCGAGAAGTACAAGGCGCACGTCGAGGACCACGACTACCCGAAGAAGATCACCATCAACGAGGGTGACCGCGTGCGCATCGCCGAGACGCGGCCGACCTCGAAGGACAAGCGGTGGCGGGTGGTCGAGGTGATCGAGAAGAGCAAGAACGTCTGAGCCACGTGAGCCCGCCGCCACCTGGCGCGGGCGGCTCGAGCCGCGCGGCTCCGCCCTCGCCGGGCCGGGGCCGCTCGTAGGACCTTAGAGGAGACTTCCAGATGATTCAGATGACGAGCGTGCTCGACGTGGCCGACAACTCGGGCGCCAAGAAGGTGTTCTGCATCAAGGTGCTCGGCGGCTCGAAGCGCAAGTACGCGTCGATCGGCGACGTGATCGTCGTGTCGATCCGCGAGGCGCTGCCGAACTCGAAGGTGAAGAAGGGTGACGTGGCCAAGGCCGTCATCGTTCGCACCAAGGCCGAGGTGGGTCGGCCCGACGGCAGCTACATCAAGTTCGATGGCAACTCGGCGGTCCTCATCAACAAGGACCTGGAGCCCATCGGCACGCGCATCTTCGGGCCGGTCGCCCGTGAGCTCCGCGCCCGCAAGTTCATGAAGATCATCTCGCTCGCGCCCGAGGTTCTGTAGTCCCGGCCAGCAGGCGAGCAGTCAGAGAGGAAGCCATGCAGAAGCTGAAGGTTGGAGACACCGTGCAGGTCATCTCGGGCGCCGAGCGCTCGGAGAAGACCCCGGCGAGCAAGCGCGGCAAGGTGCTGAAGATCGACCGCGAGGCGGGGCGTGTCACGGTGGAGGGGCTGCGGATGGTCAAGCGCCACCTCCGCAAGACGGCCCAGAGCCCCGAGGGCGGCATCGTCGAGAAGGCGGGCACCATCGCCCTGTCGGACATCCAGGTGGTCTGCGCCAAGTGCGACAAGCCGACCCGGGTGGGCATCCGCGCCGAGGGCGACAGCAAGAAGCGGTTCTGCAAGAACTGCGACGCCCTGATTGACTAGGGGTTTGGGTTGGGGCATGTATGCGCGCCCTTTGGCCACCCGGGGCCAGGGGCGAGCAGGCATGCGTACACGAGGGCCCGAAGCACTGGGGCCCTCTCGGTGTTTCTGAGATTCCGGATGAACTGATCGGGGCCGCTGGGTCCATGACGGCGCTCCGAAGCAGAGGACAGGACAATGGCTGACGAGAAGAAGCCTGAGCAGGCTGAGAAGAAGGAAAAGAAGGAAAAGAAGGGCCGCAAGAAGGAAGACGTCAAGAAGGCGGGCTTCGCGGCCAACATCGAGGAGGGCCTCGAGGCGAAGCCGGCGCGGCTGAAGCTGCGCTACCGCAAGGAGGGAGTGCCCGCCCTGATGAAGGAGCTGGGCCTGAAGAACCCCTTCCAGGTGCCGCGGCTCGAGAAGATCGTCGTCAACATGGGTCTGGGAGAGGCGCTCTCCAACAACAAGATCCTGGAGTCGGCGGTGGACCAGCTGGGCGCCATCACCGGTCAGAAGCCGGTCGTGACGCGCGCTCGCAAGTCGATCGCGAACTTCAAGCTGCGCCAGGGCCAGGCCATCGGCTGCGCCGTCACGCTGCGCGGCGACCGGATGTACGAGTTCCTGGACCGCCTCATCTCCGTGGCGCTGCCGCGCGTGCGTGACTTCAAGGGCGTGTCCCCCAAGGCGTTCGACGGGAAGGGCAACTACACGCTCGGCGTGCGCGAGCAGATCATCTTCCCTGAGATCAACTACGACCAGATCGAGAAGGTGAAGGGGCTCAACATCAGCTTCGTCACCACCGCGAAGAACGACGAGCAGGGGCTGGCGCTGATGCGTCACTTCGGCATGCCGTTCCGCCAGTAACTCCCGAGGAATCCAAGCTCCATGGCCAAGCTCTCCAAGATCGCCCAGGCGAAGCGCAAGCCGAAGTTCTCCGTGCGCAAGTACAACCGCTGCCCGCTGTGTGGCCGGCCGCGCGCCTTCCTGCGCAAGTTCCAGATGTGCCGCATCTGCCTGCGCCTGCGCGCGCTGCGCGGTGAGATCACCGGCGTGACCAAGTCGTCCTGGTAGTCGCCGGAAGAGGGTGCCCGGGGCCGCTGTTGCCCGGGGCATCCTGGCGCCACGCCGGCGCCGAAGCCTCAGAGTCGTGCGATCGCGGCGAACCCCCGGGATGGGCCCGGCAGGCGCGGCGGTCGAGTTCGCGGAGGGCCGAGGTGCCCTCCGCACGGAAGGTTGTTCCCCATGAAGCCGGTCAATGATCCCGTCGGCGATATGCTGACCCGCCTGCGCAACGCTTCGCGTGCGCGGCACGACAAGGTCGTCATTCCCCACTCGAAGCTCAAGGTCGAGATCGCTCGCGTCCTCAAGGACGAGGGCTACATCGGGGACTACACCGTCCACGAGCGCAAGCCGCAGAGCGAGATCACCGTCCAGCTGAAGTACGGGCCTGACCGCGCCGGCGCCATCACCGGCATCAAGCGCGTCTCCAAGCCGGGCCTGCGCCGCTACGTCCCCATGCGCGAGATTCCCCGCGTGCTCGGTGGCCTGGGCATCGCCGTGCTCTCCACGTCCAAGGGCATCATGTCGGACGGCGAGGCGCGCAAGCAGAACATCGGCGGCGAGCTGCTCTGCACCGTCTACTAGCCAGTGGCCTGGCGCCGCGACCCGAGAGGGGCGCGAGCCGGGCCGACCTTACGAGGCCATCATGAGTCGCATTGGAAAACTGCCGATCAAGTTGGGCGAGAAGTCGAAGGCGACCGTCGCCGGCACGAAGATCAACTTCGAGGGCCCCAAGGGCAAGCTGTCCGTGAACCTCCCCGCCAAGGTGAAGGTGGAGGTGAAGGACGGCAATGTGGTGGTGACGCGCGTGGATGACTCGCGCGAGGCCAGGAGCCTGCACGGCCTGGCGCGCACCATCCTGGCCAACGCCGCTCAGGGCGTGAGCAAGGGCTTCGAGCGCAAGCTGAGCATCCGCGGCGTCGGTTTCCGCGCCGAGGTGAAGGGCAAGACGATCCAGTTCGCGCTGGGCTTCTCGCACCCGGTGGTGTTCAACCTGCCGGAGGGCGTGACGGCCGAGGTGGACAAGACGCCTCGCACCGAGGAGAGCCTGCCCACGCTGGACCTGACGCTGCGCTCGGCGGACAAGGAGGCCCTGGGGGCCGCCGCCGTGAAGATCCGCGCGCTGCGCCCGCCCGAGCCGTACAAGGGCAAGGGCATCAAGTACGCGGAGGAGAAGGTTCGTCGTAAGGAGGGCAAGACCGGTACGACCTAGTCGTCGTCCGTGCCCTGAACGTTCATCAACCCGGCGAGCGCCTCTGGGGGCTCGCCATCATCCGGAGGCGGAAGGCCTCATCGCCGCCGGAAGGAAAAGGAATCAGCCATGCCGACTGTCGATCCGCGCATCAAGAGGAAGAACCGCATCCGCAAGAAGCTCTCGGGGACCACCGAGCGCCCTCGGCTCACGGTGTACAAGAGCCTCAAGCACATCTACGCCCAGGTGGTGGATGACTCCTCGGGCAAGACGCTCGCCTTCGCCTCCTCGCTCTCCAAGGAGCTCAAGGGGCAGGACGAGGGTGACAAGAAGGCGGATGCCAAGCGCGTGGGCAAGCTCATCGCCGAGAAGTGCAAGGCGGCCAACGTCGAGGCGGTGGTGTTCGACCGCAATGGTTTCCCGTACCAGGGGCGCATCGCCGCCGTGGCTGACGCCGCGCGCGAGGCCGGGCTGAAGTTCTAAGAAATCCGAAAGGAAGCACTCCAAGTGGCAACTCCGATCAATCCGAACGACCTGGACCTCACCGACCGCGTGGTGAACATCAACCGCGTGGCCAAGGTGGTGAAGGGTGGCCGCCGGTTCTCGTTCGCCGCCCTCGTGGTGGTGGGTGACGGCAACGGTCACGTGGGCGTGGGCCTGGGCAAGGCCAACGAGGTTCCCGAGGCCATCCGCAAGGGTGGCGAGAACGCCAAGAAGAACCTGTTCCGCGTGCCGCTGATGGGGCACACGATTCCGCACGAGAGCCTGGGCCACTTCGGCGCCGGGTGGGTGCTGCTCAAGCCGGCCAGCGAGGGTACGGGCGTCATCGCCGGTGGCGCGGTGCGCGCGGTCCTCGAGGCGGCGGGCATCCGCAACATCCTGACCAAGAGCCAGGGCTCGCGCAACCCACACAACGTGCTGAAGGCCACGGTGGCGGGGCTGAAGAAGCTGCGCTCGGCCGAGCAGGTCTCCCGGCTGCGCGGCAAGGACGTGGAGGCCACGAAGCTGGCCGGTGAGGCGAGGACCTAGTCATGGCGCTCAAGGTGAAGCTGGTGAAGAGCTCCGCTGGCTCTTCCAAGGAGATGCTGGACACCATCCGTGGGCTCGGCCTGAAGAAGTTCGGGGACGAGCGGCTGCTGAAGGACACTCCGTCCAACCGCGGCCTGGTGTTCAAGGTGAAGCACCTGGTCTCCAGCGAGACGGTGAGCCAGGAGGCTCCGGCGCCCAAGCGTCGCAAGCCGCGCAAGATCGTCGTCCGTGACCGGGCGCGCGCCCAGGCGGCCAAGAGCTAGCACGGACTGATTCCGCGGGGCCCTGGAAGCGGGGCCGCCGCGCTCGAGGATTTCAAGATGACGACTCTCAACAACCTGAAGCGGCCGAACAACTCGTGGCACCGCAAGAAGCGCGTGGGCCGTGGCCAGGGCTCCGGTCTGGGCAAGACGGCCGGCCGCGGTGGCAAGGGCCAGAAGGCTCGTTCCGGCAACATGCGGTTCGAGGGCTTCGAGGGCGGCCAGAGCCCGCTGCAGCGCCGCCTGCCGAAGTTCGGCTTCATCTCGCCCAACCGCGTCATCTACGCGGTGGTGAACCTGACGGACCTGAACGGGTTCGACGCGGGCACCACGGTGGACGAGGCCGCGCTGAAGGGCAAGGGCCTGGTCAAGGGCCGCTACGACGGCGTGAAGGTGCTGGGCCGTGGCGACCTGGCCAAGAAGCTGACGGTGCGGGTGCACAAGCTCTCCGGGAAGGCCCGGGAGGCCATCGAGAAGGCGGGCGGCGCGGTGGAGGTGCTTCCGCTGGTGGCGCACAAGCCGGAGTCCGCTTCCAAGGCTCACTCGGGCAAGGGCGTCAAGGCCCCCAAGCAGCCGACCGCCTAGTCCAGGCCGGGCGCGCTTCACTTTGGGTGGTGCGCGCCGGTTCGCTTGTGTAGGCTCACGCGCCCCTCTCCTTCGTGGATAGGGGCGCTGTCGTTCTGTCAGGACTTTTTAAAGGGGATGGCTCCCACGTGGCTCTGAACGCCTTCACCAACATCTTCCGCATCGCGGAGCTGCGAAACCGGCTGGCGTACACGCTGGTGCTGCTCTCGGTGTACCGCATCGGCATCTTCATCAACACGCCCGGAGTGGACAGGGCGGCAATGAACGCGTTCATGGACGCCCAGAAGCAGTCGGGTGGCCTGGTCTCGCTGTTCAACCTGTTCTCCGGCGGCGCCCTGGAGCAGATGTCCATCTTCGGCCTGGGCATCATGCCGTACGTGTCCGCCTCCATCATCATGCAGTTGCTGGCGGTGGTCATCCCCAGCCTGGAGCGGCTGCAGAAGGAAGGCGCGGCGGGCCGGCAGAAGATCAACCAGTACACGCGCTACGGCTCCATCGTCCTGTCCGTCATTCAGGGTATCGGCATCTCGCGGTGGCTGGTGTCCCTGGGCCGCAGCGACGGAGGGCAGGGCGGCTTCAACCAGATCGTCGTCCCCGATGACAGCATGTGGTTCACCTTCATGACGGTCATCAGCCTCACCGCCGGCACGGCCTTCATCATGTGGCTGGGCGAGCGCATCACCGAGCGCGGCATCGGCAACGGCATCTCCCTCATCATCTTCGCGGGCATCGTGGCGGGCATGCTGCCGGCCACCAAGACGCTGTTCGACATGTCGGCGCAGGGGGCCATCGAGTCCGCGGCGCTGGTGGCGCTGGCCGTGTTCATGCTCTTCGTCGTCGCGGTGGTGGTGTACGTGGAGCGCGGCATGCGGCGCATCCCCGTGCAGTACGCCAAGCGCATGGCGGGCCGGCGGATGTTCGCGGGCCAGGCCACCTACTTCCCGATGAAGGTGAACAGCGCGGGCGTGATTCCTCCCATCTTCGCCGGCGCGCTGCTGTCCTTCCCGGCCACGCTGGGCACCTGGTTCCCCTTCCTGAACACGTTCCGCCAGGGCCTCGAGGGCAACCCGTGGCTCTACAACGGGCTGTTCGTCCTGCTGGTGGTGTTCTTCGCCTACTTCTACACCGCGCTGACGTTCCGGCCGGATGACGTGGCCGACAACATCAAGAAGCAGGGTGGCTACATCCCCGGCATCCGTCCGGGTCGCCAGACGGCGGACTTCATCGAGCGTGTGCTCAACCGCATCACCTTCGGCGGCGGCGTGTACCTGGCGGCCATCTGCGTCATCCCGTCCGTCATCAGCAACGTGATGGGCGTGAACTTCTCGTTCGGCGGCACGGCGCTCCTCATCGTGGTGGGCGTGGCGCTGGACACGGTGCAGCAGATCGAGGGCCACCTCATCAGCCGCAACTACGAGGGCTTCGCCGGTCCGCGCGGCCCGCGCATCCGCGGCCGTGTGCGGGTGGCGGCCTAGGCACCGGGGTTTCTCCAGGCGCCTCTCTCCGGATGCCGGGGAGGGGCGCCTTGTCGTTCAGGGGTAGTCAGTCGTGCACGGGGGGCGCTTTCGGAGGTTCATCGCATTGGGCTTCCGTGCGTTCCTTCGGAGGAGCTGAGAGGAGCACATGAACCTGATCCTGTTGGGCCCGCCAAACGCGGGGAAGGGTACCCAGGCGAAGAACCTGTTCCGGGACTATCAGATCCCCCAGATCTCCACCGGGGACATCCTCCGCAAGGCCGTGAAGGATGGCACCGAGCTGGGCAAGATCGCGGGGCCGCTGATGGCCGCGGGTGCCTACGTCCCGGATGACATCGTCATCGGGATCGTCGAGGAGCGCCTCAAGCAGCCGGACTGCGCCAACGGCTTCGTGCTGGATGGCTTCCCGCGCACCATCCCCCAGGCGGATGCGCTGGAGCGGATGCTGGCCAAGAACGGCAAGAAGATCGACGCCGTCGTCTCGCTCGAGGTGCCGCACTCCAAGCTCATCGAGCGCGGCTCGGGGCGCCGTTCGTGCCCGGTGGATGGCAGCGTCTACCACGTATACCAGAACCCCCCGAAGCGGGCAGGGTACTGCGACAAGTGCGGCGCCGGGCTCGTCCAGCGCGAGGATGACCACCCCGAGGTCATCGAGAAGCGGCTCCAGAAGTATGACGCCGAGACGTCGCCCCTGAAGGACTACTACGCCAAGAAGGGGCTGCTGAAGAGCATCGATGGCGTGGGCACCACGGACGGCATCTACGCCGAGCTCCGGGGAGCCATCGGCAAGGCCTGAGTGGAGAGCGAGCGGGCTGGCGGGCGCCTCCGAGAGGAGTGACGCCCCCCGGCTCCCGGGTTCTCCCTGGAACAGGTTGAGTCGAAGTCATGAGTTCCGTCGAGATCAAGAGCCCGGACGAGATCGCCCTCATGCGTGAGGCTGGGCGGATCGTGTGTGAGATTCTCGACGAGCTCGAGAAGGCGGTGGCTCCCGGCGTGACGACGTGGGAGCTGGACGCCCTGGCCGAGAAGCTCATCTACGAGAAGGGGGCCAGGCCGGCGTTCAAGGGCTACCTCGGCTTTCCGTGCTGCTTGTGTGCGTCCGTCAACGACGAAGTCGTACACGGCATCCCCTCGAAGAAGCGGAAGCTGGCCGAGGGGGACTTGATGAAGCTGGACTTCGGGGTGGTGTACCGGGGCTTCTTCGGGGACTCGGCGCGCACGGTGCCGGTAGGGAAGGTGAGCCGCGAGGCCCAGGCGCTGATCGACGCCACGCGGGAGTCGCTCCAGAAGGCCATCGCGGCCTCGGTGGTGGGCAACCGGCTCGGCGACATCGGCCACGCGGTGCAGAGCTACGTGGAGGCGCGCGGCTACTCGGTGGCCGAGGGGTTCACCGGCCACGGGATTGGCCGCAAGCTCCACGAGAAGCCCGAGGTGCCCAATGTCGGCGAGCCGGGCTCGGGCATGAAGCTGCGCTCGGGGATGGTGCTGGCCATCGAGCCCATGGTGAACATGGGAACCTCCGAGGTAGGCCTACTGGAGGACGATTGGACGGCGGTGACGCTCGATCACAAGCTTTCCGCGCACTTCGAGCATACGGTGCTGATCACGGACCGTGGCCCCGAGGTGCTCACCCGCAGGTCCTGATGGGGCCTGACGCGGGGTGAAATACGTTGTTAATATGAGGGGTTGATAGAAGTTCGGAGCGAGCGCGACACGGTACTTGCCACTTCGGGACCAAAGTGCTATCCCGCCGCGCTTCCAAGAGTATGGTGGTCCGGAAGAGGGTTTTCGATTGCCGAAGGATGATTCGATCGAAGTTGAGGGGACCGTGATGGAGCCCCTTCCCAACGCGATGTTCCGCGTGGTGCTGGACAACGGCCACAAGGTGCTCGCGCACATCTCCGGCAAGATGCGGATGCACTTCATCCGAATCCTGCCGGGCGACAAGGTCAAGGTCGAGCTCTCGCCCTATGATCTGACTCGCGGCCGGATCACGTACCGCGCGAAGTAGTCGGCCGCCTCCGCCTGGCGGAGGCCTCCCTGCAGGCTTTTCATTCACGAAGGAAGGAAGTAGCGCCATGAAGGTTCGGGCGTCCGTCAAGAAGATCTGCGACAAGTGCAAGGTGATCCGTCGCAAGGGCATCGTGCGCGTGATCTGCGCCTCCAACCCGCGGCACAAGCAGCGCCAGGGCTAACGGCCAGTCCGTTGGCTCCAGACCAACTCAACTAGAAGGAACGAACGATGGCTCGTATCGCCGGTGTCGATCTCCCGCCTGCCAAGCGCGCGGTGATCTCGCTTCAGTACATCTACGGGATCGGCAACAAGACCGCCCATGACATCTGCGCCCACGCGGGGATCGATCTCGCTACGCGGACCAAGGACCTGACCGATGAGCAGGCCCGCAAGATCCGCGAGTACATCGAGGCCAACCTCAAGGTCGAGGGTGATCTCCGGCGCGAGGTGACGATGAACATCAAGCGGCTGATGGACCTGGGTTGCTACCGGGGCCTGCGTCACCGCAAGGGCCTGCCCGTCCGCGGCCAGCGCACCCACACCAACGCCCGTACCCGCAAGGGTCCCAAGCGCGGCATCGTGCGCGCCAAGCCGGCTGCTCCGGCGGGCCGCTAACCCGTTCCCCTACCTGCGCCGGCCCGATGAGGCGCCGGCGTCGATCATCTACTCTCAGGAGCACCCACTCTCATGGCTGAAGAAGTCAACACTCCCGCAGCCGCCCCGGCCGCGACCGAGGGCGGTGAGTCCGCCGCGGCGAAGAAGGCCAAGCGCAAGGGCAAGAAGAACATCCTCAACGGCGTGGTCCACATCCAGTCCACGTTCAACAACACCATCATCACGATCACGGACGTGTCCGGGAACGTGATCTCCTGGTCCTCCGCTGGCGCCCGTGGCTTCAAGGGCAGCCGCAAGTCGACGCCGTTCGCCGCGCAGGTCGCCGCGGGCGATGCCGCCGCCAAGGCCATGGAGCACGGGCTGAAGAACGTGACGGTGCTGGTGAAGGGGCCTGGCGCTGGCCGCGAGTCCGCGCTGCGCGCCCTGGCCGCCGCGGGGCTGAAGATCAACCTCATCCGCGACGTGACGCCCATCCCGCACAACGGCTGCCGTCAGCCGAAGCGTCGCCGCGTCTAATCCTCATCCGGGCCGCCTCGAGAGGGGCGGCCCCAGACCACCTTTCGAAGGAGAAGTTCCTTGGCTCGTTACACCGCCAGCGCCTGCCGCATCTGCCGGCGCGAGAACCTGAAGATGTACCTCAAGGG of the Hyalangium gracile genome contains:
- the rpsK gene encoding 30S ribosomal protein S11 produces the protein MAEEVNTPAAAPAATEGGESAAAKKAKRKGKKNILNGVVHIQSTFNNTIITITDVSGNVISWSSAGARGFKGSRKSTPFAAQVAAGDAAAKAMEHGLKNVTVLVKGPGAGRESALRALAAAGLKINLIRDVTPIPHNGCRQPKRRRV